A window from Setaria italica strain Yugu1 chromosome VIII, Setaria_italica_v2.0, whole genome shotgun sequence encodes these proteins:
- the LOC101785341 gene encoding E3 ubiquitin-protein ligase Os04g0590900: MPPPEEERPPLPRPKPKPKPPKPEPKTGPEPNPKPKPPRPLPQREGTPGGVPVLPVPDPFACANNCSDSCAFYRLCPPPPPPPSPAATVHISSGRLPTPLIALSASLLAVSAVLLLALLVHRLVRRRRRRLARNAALAAQHDAEGGHVLAGAVAEGLGGDEEEEEADGGGVHHVWYIRTKGLDERAIAAIAAVVYDAGKKRGAGAVDDGGDGSCAVCLAEFRDGETLRLLPRCGHAFHRGCIDTWLRAHVNCPLCRAPVQVAAAAASSNTVPGAATATPGGERQPERNLRADGGVGQTEETERGGVPERAAVRRAASMVALPRRAWPDVSFRAPASSSGREGDMTGLGKIMRLLKFSDSMEMTGIGAGRSVSFSAGSCQHPPARSGPSAAGVSSDEMPR; the protein is encoded by the coding sequence atgccgccgccggaggaggagaggccgccgctgccgcggccgaagccgaagccaaaGCCGCCCAAGCCCGAGCCCAAGACGGGGCCGGAGCCGAatccgaagccgaagccgccgaGGCCGTTGCCGCAGCGGGAAGGGACCCCCGGCGGCGTTCCGGTCCTGCCGGTGCCGGACCCCTTCGCCTGCGCCAACAACTGCTCCGACTCATGCGCCTTCTACCGcctctgcccgccgccgccgccgccgccgtcccccgccgccaccgtgcaCATCAGTTCGGGCCGGCTGCCGACGCCGCTCATCGCGCTGTCGGCGTCCCTGCTCGCCGTCTccgccgtgctcctcctcgcgctGCTCGTCCACCGcctggtgcggcggcggcggcggaggctggcGCGGAACGCGGCGCTGGCGGCCCAGCACGATGCGGAGGGGGGCCATGTGCTGGCCGGTGCCGTGGCGGAGGGGttgggcggcgacgaggaggaggaggaggccgacggcggtggcgtgcaCCACGTGTGGTACATACGGACCAAGGGGCTCGACGAGCGCGCCATCGCGGCGATCGCCGCGGTGGTGTACGATGCCGGCAAgaagcgcggcgccggcgcggtggacgacggcggcgacggcagctgCGCGGTGTGCCTCGCCGAGTTCCGGGACGGCGAGACGCTGCGCCTGCTGCCGCGGTGCGGCCACGCGTTCCACCGCGGGTGCATCGACACCTGGCTCCGCGCCCACGTCAACTGCCCGCTCTGCCGCGCGCCCGTCCaggtcgccgcggccgccgccagtTCCAACACCGTGCCTGGCGCGGCCACGGCGACGCCAGGGGGCGAGCGTCAGCCGGAGAGGAATCTTcgcgccgacggcggcgtcggtcaGACCGAGGAAAcagagcgcggcggcgtgccggagcgcgccgccgtccgGCGGGCCGCGTCCATGGTGGCGCTACCGCGGCGGGCGTGGCCGGACGTCTCGTTCCGGGCGCCAGCGTCGAGCAGCGGGCGGGAGGGGGACATGACGGGGCTCGGCAAGATCATGAGGCTTCTGAAGTTCTCGGACTCCATGGAGATGACCGGCATCGGGGCAGGGCGGTCAGTTTCTTTCAGCGCCGGGAGCTGCCAGCACCCTCCGGCAAGGTCCGGGCCATCGGCCGCCGGCGTCAGCTCCGACGAGATGCCACGGTGA
- the LOC101785744 gene encoding SEC12-like protein 2: MAARGGQSYGFPIYCAAWLPLAHIVNPDPPATDADADAASSSPPPPPMAALGGGGGEGRSGVPNKLVVAALDPAAAAGEEAALSPEAVVEVNTEEEVPYRMAVHPRGDGVVCAFPNGCRLYRWESQEGDEPRNLALEADQEALAELTDVGLQLAVSFSGEGSILATGGEDGHLRVFKWPALESVLTEADIKTSIKDLSFSTDEKFLAVNRSSGPCKVWDLLSSEVVANLPREAGEIFGFCRFSNKTDNSNVLFIAAMQGDYWKIISWDTTSWTRVGSKKITREAISAFAVSPDGALLAIGTIEGTVIVLGSKDMRTLITVKKAHLGIVTTLGFSQDSRTLLSTSFDSTARVTSVGSPKSNGSNVWPMILVIILAILVYYCMQHKAELLAILPR, translated from the exons atggcggcccgcggcgggcaGTCCTACGGGTTCCCGATCTACTGCGCCGCCTGGCTCCCCCTCGCCCACATCGTCAATCCGGACCCTCCCGCCACCGATGCGGACGCGGATgccgcctcctcttcccctccgccgcccccgatGGCcgccctcggcggcggcggcggggagggccgGAGCGGCGTGCCCAACAAGCTCGTCGTGGCCGCGCTGGACCCCGCCGCTGCGGCGGGGGAAGAGGCGGCTCTCTCCCCTGAAGCG GTTGTTGAGGTCAACACCGAGGAGGAGGTGCCGTATAGGATGGCCGTCCACccgcgcggcgacggcgtggtcTGCGCCTTCCCCAACGGATGCAG GTTGTATCGATGGGAATCACAGGAAGGAGACGAACCACGTAACCTAGCTTTGGAGGCTGACCAGGAAGCATTAGCGGAGCTAACAGATGTTGGTTTGCAGTTGGCCGTATCATTCAGTGGAGAAGGTTCAATACTTGCCACTGGTGGTGAG GACGGACATTTAAGGGTCTTCAAATGGCCTGCCTTGGAGTCTGTTCTCACAGAAGCTGATATTAAAACCTCAATTAAGGATCTTAGTTTCAG TACCGATGAGAAGTTTCTTGCTGTGAATAGGAGCAGTGGTCCATGTAAAGTGTGGGATTTGCTGTCATCCGAAGTTGTAGCTAATCTCCCAAGAGAAGCA GGAGAAATATTTGGATTCTGCAGATTCTCCAATAAGACTGACAATAGTAACGTCTTATTTATAGCTGCAATGCAAG GTGACTATTGGAAAATAATATCTTGGGATACTACCTCATGGACAAGAGTTGGATCAAAGAAAATAACTCGTGAGGCTATTTCAGCTTTCGCTGTGTCACCTGATGGTGCTCTTCTGGCAAT TGGAACAATTGAAGGAACCGTCATCGTACTAGGGTCAAAAGATATGCGAACACTCATAACAGTTAAAAAGGCACATCTTGGCATTGTTACTACGCTGGGCTTCTCCCAGGATTCAAG AACCTTGCTGTCAACTTCCTTTGACTCAACTGCAAGAGTGACGTCAGTTGGGTCCCCTAAGAGTAATG GTTCAAATGTATGGCCTATGATACTAGTTATCATTCTAGCAATTTTGGTATACTACTGTATGCAACACAAGGCAGAGCTTTTGGCAATTTTGCCGCGTTGA
- the LOC101786421 gene encoding serine--tRNA ligase, chloroplastic/mitochondrial, with product MLTCGRFLSSSAATTTASFSPLRTLTRSLLRRPHPRLLFCSSAAAATTAVEPDTKVGSGAGAGGGGAVRPQWKASIDFKWIRDNRDAVADNIRSRNSAANLDLVLKLYDQYLALQKEVERLRAERNAVANKMKGKLDPSVRQALVEEGKNLKEALIGLEEDLVELTDKLQLEAQSIPNATHPDVPVGGEESSVVRKEVGSQRSFNFTIKDHLQLGKELDLFDFDAAAEVSGSKFYYLKNEAVLLEMALVNWAISEVAKKGFTPLITPEIVRSSVVEKCGFQPRAQNTQVYSIENSDQCLIGTAEIPVGGIHMDSILLESALPLKYVAYSHCFRTEAGAAGAATRGLYRVHQFSKVEMFIFCRPEESDKWHEELITIEEDLYASLGLHFKTLDMATGDLGAPAYRKFDIEAWMPGLERYGEISSASNCTDYQSRRLGIRYRPAPTEPPPANAKKVKAAGGPTQFVHTLNATAVAVPRLIVCILENFQQDDGSIVIPEPLRPFMGGLEVLTPKSK from the exons aTGCTGACCTGCGGCCGCTTCCTCTCCTCATCCGCCGCCACAACCACAGCTTCCTTTTCTCCGCTCCGGACCCTGACCcgctccctcctccgccgcccccatccccgcctcctcttctgctcctccgccgccgccgccacgaccgCCGTCGAGCCCGACACCAAAG TCGGCAGCGGCGCGGGTGCAGGTGGAGGTGGTGCGGTGAGGCCGCAGTGGAAGGCGTCGATTGACTTCAAATGGATCCGGGACAACCGGGACGCCGTCGCTGACAACATCCGGAGCAGGAACTCCGCTGCGAACCTCGACCTCGTCCTGAAGCTCTATGACCAGTACCTCGCGCTGCAGAAG GAGGTTGAACGGCTCCGAGCTGAAAGAAATGCAGTTGCTAACAAGATGAAAGGGAAACTAGACCCATCTGTGCGCCAAGCCCTTGTTGAAGAAG GCAAGAACCTGAAAGAGGCACTTATTGGACTTGAAGAGGATCTTGTTGAGCTGACCGATAAGCTTCAACTTGAAGCACAAAGTATTCCTAACGCTACACATCCAGATGTTCCTGTAGGCGGTGAGGAAAGCTCTGTTGTCAGGAAGGAG GTAGGAAGTCAGAGGAGCTTCAATTTCACAATCAAAGATCACCTTCAGCTGGGAAAGGAACTTGATTTATTTGATTTTGATGCAGCAGCTGAG GTCAGTGGTTCAAAGTTCTACTACTTAAAGAATGAAGCTGTTTTGTTGGAGATGGCTCTTGTAAATTGGGCTATCTCGGAGGTCGCAAAGAAGGGTTTCACACCACTCATAACTCCAGAGATTGTACGGTCATCTGTTGTTGAGAAATGCGGCTTCCAGCCAAGGGCCCAAAATACTCAG GTCTATTCAATTGAGAACAGCGATCAGTGTCTCATTGGAACTGCTGAAATTCCTGTTGGAGGCATCCACATGGACTCAATACTTCTCGAATCTGCTTTGCCTTTAAAATATGTAGCCTATTCACACTGTTTCCGCACGGAAGCTGGTGCAGCAGGTGCTGCTACTAG GGGCCTCTATCGAGTACATCAATTTAGCAAGGTTGAGATGTTCATATTCTGTCGACCAGAGGAAAGTGACAAATGGCATGAAGAACTAATTACGATTGAAGAGGATCTTTATGCATCACTTGGACTTCATTTCAA AACTTTGGATATGGCAACTGGGGATTTGGGTGCACCAGCTTACCGGAAATTTGACATTGAGGCGTGGATGCCAGGCCTAGAGCGATATGGTGAG ATCTCCAGTGCATCTAACTGCACAGACTATCAAAGTAGGCGGCTAGGCATCCGTTATCGTCCAGCACCCACAGAGCCTCCACCGGCGAACGCCAAGAAAGTGAAGGCAGCTGGCGGGCCAACTCAATTTGTCCATACACTCAACGCAACAGCTGTTGCAGTGCCTCGTCTGATAGTATGCATTCTGGAGAATTTTCAACAGGACGACGGGTCGATTGTGATTCCAGAGCCTCTAAGACCCTTCATGGGTGGACTCGAGGTGCTCACCCCAAAATCTAAGTGA
- the LOC101752799 gene encoding zein-alpha PMS1 — protein MVAKICTLLVLLALSASAATAVLIPQCSAAIPQYLPHVTALGYGNPIVQSCRLQQALAASILSSPAVFLQQQSALLQQQYLAHLTLQSIMAQQHQVLSPFSRLSLASPAAYWQHQQLLPFNQLAVENAYLQQQQLLPLNPLAVGNPAAFWQQQQLLRVNPFSAMNPAAFWQQQQLLRVNPVAAMNPATFWQQQQLLRINPLAAMNPTALWQQQQLLRINPLATMNPAAFLQQPIIGSGLF, from the coding sequence ATGGTGGCCAAGATATGTACCCTGCTTGTGCTCCTTGCTCTTTCAGCTAGCGCTGCAACTGCCGTCCTTATTCCGCAGTGCTCTGCCGCTATTCCCCAGTACCTCCCTCATGTGACAGCACTGGGATATGGAAACCCAATTGTGCAATCCTGCAGGCTACAACAGGCTCTCGCGGCAAGCATCTTATCATCACCGGCCGTGTTCTTACAACAACAGTCCGCCCTATTGCAGCAGCAATACTTGGCGCATTTGACATTACAGAGCATCATGGCACAACAACACCAGGTGCTTTCACCATTCAGCCGACTATCCTTGGCTAGCCCCGCCGCATACTGGCAACACCAACAGCTGCTTCCATTCAACCAGCTAGCCGTGGAGAATGCCTACTtgcagcaacagcagctgcTTCCACTCAACCCACTTGCTGTTGGCAACCCCGCCGCCTTctggcaacaacaacagctactACGTGTCAACCCATTTTCTGCGATGAACCCCGCCGCATTCtggcaacaacagcagctaTTGCGTGTCAACCCAGTTGCTGCGATGAACCCCGCCACTTTctggcaacaacaacagctactGCGCATCAACCCACTTGCTGCGATGAACCCCACTGCCTTatggcaacaacagcagctaCTGCGTATCAACCCACTTGCTACGATGAACCCTGCCGCTTTCTTGCAGCAACCAATCATTGGTTCTGGCCTTTTCTAG
- the LOC101753213 gene encoding zein-alpha PMS1-like, whose translation MAAKICTLLVLLALSASAATAILIPQCSTIPQYLPHLTALGYGNPIVQPYRLQQALAASILSSPAMSLQQQSALWQHQSLASPAAYWQQQQLLPFNQLALANAFSQQQQLLPFNQLALANAFSQQQQLLPFNQLALANAFSQQQQLLPFNQLASANVFRQQLLPFNQLAITNPAAFWQQQQLLRVNPLAAMNAAAFLQQPIIGSGLC comes from the coding sequence ATGGCAGCCAAGATATGTACCCTCCTTGTGCTCCTTGCTCTTTCAGCTAGCGCTGCCACTGCCATCCTTATTCCACAGTGCTCCACTATTCCCCAGTACCTCCCACATCTGACAGCCCTAGGATATGGAAACCCAATTGTGCAGCCCTACAGGCTGCAGCAGGCTCTTGCAGCAAGCATCTTATCATCACCGGCCATGTCCTTACAACAACAGTCTGCCCTGTGGCAGCATCAATCCTTGGCAAGCCCTGCCGCATActggcaacaacaacagctgCTTCCATTCAACCAGCTAGCTTTGGCGAATGCCTTCTCGCAGCAACAACAGCTGCTTCCATTCAACCAACTAGCTTTGGCGAATGCCTTCTCGCAGCAACAACAGCTTCTTCCATTCAACCAGCTAGCTTTGGCGAATGCCTTCTCGCAGCAACAACAGCTGCTTCCATTCAACCAGCTAGCTTCGGCGAATGTCTTCCGTCAACAACTGCTTCCATTCAACCAACTAGCTATCACCAACCCCGCCGCCTTCtggcaacaacagcagctaCTGCGTGTCAACCCACTTGCTGCGATGAACGCCGCTGCCTTCTTGCAGCAACCAATCATTGGTTCTGGCCTTTGCTAG